The Vibrio tubiashii genome includes a window with the following:
- a CDS encoding GNAT family N-acetyltransferase, which yields METERLRLVPPSMELQPLMLEAIVESQNELGEYLPWVKYALTESESIENTKQAISNFENFEGELRYSLLDKNTNNFVGAIGLIIRDKDVPYFEIGYWLRSSCVGHGFMVEAVKALENYAFLELKANRIEIKAAEENVRSRAVAERCGYIFEGILRNDRKLPSGQLSSTAVYSKIGL from the coding sequence ATGGAAACGGAGAGATTAAGGTTAGTTCCTCCTTCAATGGAGCTTCAGCCTTTAATGCTAGAAGCAATAGTAGAAAGTCAAAATGAACTCGGAGAGTATTTACCTTGGGTTAAATATGCATTGACTGAATCGGAATCAATAGAGAATACAAAGCAAGCAATTAGTAACTTTGAAAATTTTGAAGGTGAACTGCGTTATTCACTCTTAGATAAAAATACCAACAACTTTGTAGGTGCAATTGGTCTAATCATTCGAGATAAAGACGTCCCTTATTTTGAAATTGGGTATTGGTTACGTAGCTCGTGTGTGGGGCATGGTTTTATGGTGGAAGCGGTTAAAGCACTAGAGAATTACGCATTTTTAGAACTCAAAGCCAATAGAATTGAAATTAAGGCGGCAGAGGAAAATGTTAGGAGTCGAGCAGTTGCAGAGCGATGTGGGTATATTTTTGAGGGCATATTGCGCAATGATCGAAAGCTGCCGTCAGGCCAGTTAAGTAGCACAGCCGTATATTCGAAAATAGGATTATAA
- a CDS encoding DUF1801 domain-containing protein, whose product MNNAVKERFYEYPENARVRLTELRNLVFKIASELELGEVDETLKWGEPSYSVKTGSPLRMDWKLKSPNNYYVFFNCQTKLIYTFRELYGEELVFQGNRAIVLSLAKPIPEAAIKSCLELALTYQQRKHLPLLGA is encoded by the coding sequence ATGAATAATGCAGTCAAAGAGCGCTTTTATGAATACCCTGAGAATGCTCGTGTTAGGTTAACGGAGCTACGAAATCTAGTCTTTAAAATTGCTTCTGAGTTGGAACTTGGTGAAGTCGATGAAACTCTTAAGTGGGGTGAACCAAGCTACAGTGTAAAAACAGGCAGTCCGCTAAGAATGGACTGGAAGCTCAAATCTCCCAACAATTATTACGTGTTCTTTAATTGCCAGACTAAGCTCATCTATACATTCAGGGAATTGTACGGTGAAGAGCTGGTGTTTCAGGGAAACAGAGCGATAGTTCTATCTTTAGCGAAGCCGATACCAGAAGCAGCAATTAAGTCATGTTTAGAGTTAGCTTTAACCTATCAGCAGAGAAAACATTTACCTCTTTTAGGCGCGTAG
- a CDS encoding phosphotransferase, whose product MQELQGGREGQIFRSENKIYRPRGKWTSTVHRLLSHIAESGFNAAPKPYGFDDNGNEILSYVEGDVFNYPLKGNIATNEALSSAARLLRFYHDASSSFLSKHSNESLKWMLPSREPIEVICHGDYAPYNVSLIGSETVGIIDFDTAHPAPRVWDIAYAVYTWAPFKTHEYDAMGDLKSQSMRAKQFCDAYGLLENDRQDLVKAMTDRVQALVDHMHNEANNGNKAFIENIKNGHHLAYLSDIKYLSSHEQYITDVMLGEKCL is encoded by the coding sequence ATGCAAGAACTTCAAGGTGGGCGCGAAGGTCAGATTTTCCGTTCTGAAAATAAAATTTATCGACCACGTGGTAAGTGGACTTCAACTGTACATCGTTTGTTGTCACATATTGCCGAAAGTGGCTTTAATGCAGCACCTAAGCCTTATGGCTTCGATGATAATGGTAATGAAATTTTGTCTTATGTCGAAGGAGATGTTTTCAATTATCCGCTGAAAGGTAATATTGCTACGAATGAAGCGCTGTCATCTGCTGCTAGACTTCTTCGGTTTTACCATGATGCATCTAGTTCGTTTTTATCAAAACATTCGAACGAATCTCTAAAGTGGATGCTTCCCAGTCGAGAGCCTATAGAGGTTATCTGTCACGGAGATTATGCGCCCTATAATGTTTCGCTTATTGGCTCAGAAACTGTGGGCATTATTGACTTTGATACCGCACATCCAGCACCGAGAGTTTGGGATATTGCTTATGCGGTGTACACCTGGGCTCCATTCAAAACACATGAATATGATGCAATGGGTGACTTAAAATCTCAGTCTATGCGCGCCAAGCAGTTTTGCGATGCTTATGGTTTGCTAGAAAACGATCGTCAGGATTTAGTGAAAGCAATGACAGACCGAGTTCAAGCTTTGGTAGACCATATGCACAACGAAGCAAATAACGGTAATAAGGCTTTCATCGAAAACATTAAAAATGGGCATCATTTGGCTTACCTGTCAGACATCAAATATCTCAGCAGCCATGAGCAGTATATTACCGATGTTATGTTGGGTGAAAAATGCTTATAA
- a CDS encoding GNAT family N-acetyltransferase, protein MELCKASEEAHWELASNILLEVVERCNARNVPLWTNEQVQVSSLKKSYSLDGLYFFQHNGVFVGCVFISFGLDDFWKDLPTDSNSMFFHKLAITNSSSSKGLGSLALSEIRSLAEKLNCEWLRCDCHGGRERLRNFYEQFGFEFVDRQVMYGFDVARYRMLTSA, encoded by the coding sequence ATGGAATTGTGCAAAGCTTCAGAAGAAGCTCACTGGGAGTTAGCCTCGAACATTTTACTTGAAGTTGTCGAACGTTGTAACGCTCGTAATGTACCATTGTGGACTAACGAGCAAGTACAGGTATCTTCACTCAAAAAGTCATACTCTTTAGATGGTTTGTATTTTTTTCAACATAATGGTGTGTTTGTAGGGTGTGTGTTTATATCCTTTGGGCTCGATGACTTTTGGAAAGATTTGCCAACAGATTCAAATAGCATGTTCTTTCACAAGCTAGCAATTACCAATTCTTCTAGCTCTAAGGGACTGGGTTCATTAGCTCTATCTGAAATCCGGTCGCTCGCAGAAAAACTGAACTGTGAATGGCTACGGTGTGACTGTCATGGTGGTAGGGAGCGTCTGCGGAATTTTTATGAACAGTTTGGTTTTGAGTTTGTTGATAGGCAAGTGATGTACGGCTTTGACGTAGCTCGATACCGAATGCTAACAAGTGCTTGA